One genomic region from Paramicrobacterium agarici encodes:
- a CDS encoding ATP-dependent helicase, with protein MTESLLAGLDDDQRVVAETLRGPVCVLAGAGTGKTRAITHRIAHGVATGTYASNRVLALTFTNRAAAELRGRLRQLGAGTVSAKTFHSAALSQLGYFWPQVVGGDMPRLVEGKARVLGHAAEKLKLGVDTATLRDLAAEVEWRKVSGRSIAQYAAAERQLPGHLSLEQTADMMQTYEDLKDERRQLDFEDVLLACAGMLEQEPRVAMQVREQYRFFVVDEYQDVSPLQQQLLDLWLGDRRELCVVGDASQTIFSFAGASSNFLLGFGSRYDGAQIVRLERNYRSTQPIVTTANRLMRDRPGALTLTAVGAGGDPEVSPDLVRYPDDMAEARGIAQSILSRIDEGARPEDIAVLYRVNAQSAVLETALSDVGVSYHVRGATRFFDRPEIKRAVLALRGASVSVANEPLFKSVSDVLRSLGWSQVPPEGQGAVRATWESLNAIMGLVDQAPVGTTFREFTDDLLERQAGQHEPTLQAVTLATLHSAKGLEWDEVYVPGLSEGLVPISYAKTFEQIDEERRLLYVGITRARRHLTLTWSESSQRRPRERSRFLQEIGIRNPDAADARSRAAGRSARR; from the coding sequence GTGACCGAGAGTCTTCTGGCCGGTCTCGACGACGATCAGAGGGTCGTCGCAGAGACCCTGCGCGGACCGGTGTGCGTGCTCGCCGGTGCGGGCACAGGTAAGACCCGTGCGATCACGCACCGCATCGCGCACGGCGTCGCGACGGGAACGTACGCATCGAACCGCGTGCTGGCGCTCACGTTCACGAACAGGGCCGCTGCTGAGCTTCGCGGGCGCCTGCGGCAGCTGGGCGCTGGCACCGTTTCTGCAAAGACGTTTCACTCGGCCGCGCTCAGCCAGCTCGGCTATTTCTGGCCTCAGGTCGTCGGCGGCGACATGCCGCGACTGGTCGAGGGCAAAGCGCGCGTGCTGGGGCACGCTGCCGAGAAGCTGAAGCTCGGCGTCGACACCGCCACACTGCGCGACCTCGCTGCCGAGGTGGAGTGGCGCAAGGTATCGGGACGCAGCATTGCGCAGTACGCGGCGGCAGAACGCCAGCTTCCGGGTCATCTCAGCCTCGAGCAGACCGCCGACATGATGCAGACGTACGAAGATCTCAAAGACGAACGGCGTCAGCTCGACTTCGAAGACGTGCTGCTGGCGTGCGCGGGCATGCTTGAGCAGGAGCCGAGAGTCGCGATGCAGGTGCGTGAGCAGTACCGCTTCTTCGTCGTCGACGAGTACCAGGACGTCTCGCCTCTTCAGCAGCAGCTTCTCGACCTGTGGCTCGGAGACCGGCGGGAGCTGTGCGTCGTGGGCGATGCGAGTCAGACCATCTTCTCGTTCGCCGGGGCGAGCTCGAATTTTCTGCTCGGCTTCGGGTCGCGGTACGACGGAGCCCAGATCGTGCGGCTTGAGCGGAACTACCGGTCAACGCAGCCGATCGTGACGACAGCGAACCGGCTCATGCGCGATCGGCCGGGAGCGCTGACGCTGACCGCTGTGGGTGCAGGAGGTGATCCCGAGGTCTCGCCCGACCTGGTGCGGTACCCCGACGACATGGCAGAGGCCCGCGGGATCGCGCAATCGATTCTGAGCAGGATCGACGAGGGAGCGCGCCCGGAGGACATCGCCGTGCTGTACCGCGTGAATGCCCAGTCCGCGGTGCTGGAAACGGCGCTCAGCGATGTTGGCGTCAGCTACCACGTTCGTGGAGCGACCCGCTTCTTCGATCGTCCCGAGATCAAGCGCGCCGTGCTCGCGCTGCGCGGGGCCTCGGTCTCGGTGGCGAACGAGCCGCTCTTCAAGTCGGTCAGCGACGTTCTGCGATCGCTCGGCTGGAGCCAGGTTCCCCCGGAGGGGCAGGGCGCGGTTCGCGCGACGTGGGAGTCGCTCAACGCGATCATGGGGCTCGTCGACCAGGCGCCCGTGGGAACAACGTTCCGCGAGTTCACCGATGACCTGCTCGAACGGCAGGCCGGACAGCATGAACCGACGCTGCAGGCGGTCACCCTCGCGACGCTGCACTCGGCGAAGGGTCTTGAGTGGGACGAAGTGTACGTTCCGGGGCTTTCCGAGGGCCTCGTGCCGATCAGCTACGCGAAGACGTTCGAGCAGATCGACGAGGAGCGGAGGCTGCTCTACGTGGGCATCACGCGAGCTCGGCGACACCTGACGCTGACGTGGTCGGAATCGAGTCAGCGGCGCCCTCGCGAACGATCGCGGTTTCTTCAAGAGATCGGCATCCGCAATCCGGATGCTGCCGATGCACGGTCACGCGCTGCGGGGCGGTCGGCGAGACGGTAA
- the nudC gene encoding NAD(+) diphosphatase, producing MTALGSLPLSETAFDRNGIERVDERFLDSVRADSRTLAVLVRGRDVAVDGETLALLPLSGLTDSQSVVYLGTTTGDEGGVPAGTPIVAARADDEQQAWVPLRDVAAVLSVRDAGLAAAAVAVMGWHETSRFCPRCGTETRVGHAGWMRWCEPCQAEHFPRTDPAVIVRVTDADNRILLGSNAAWETGRYSLFAGFVEAGESLEAAVVREVYEEAGVRVADPRYLGSQPWPFPRSLMLGFAAQLDAEQAASDTTPDGDEILEVRWFTRDELRDPSSGVLLPGRSSIAHAIIEQWLVGE from the coding sequence ATGACCGCTCTCGGCAGTCTTCCGCTGTCGGAAACCGCGTTTGACCGCAACGGAATCGAACGTGTCGATGAGCGCTTTCTCGACAGCGTCCGTGCCGATTCGCGCACTCTTGCGGTTCTCGTGCGCGGTCGCGATGTTGCGGTCGACGGCGAGACGCTCGCGCTGCTCCCGCTGAGCGGCCTTACAGACTCTCAAAGCGTGGTCTACCTGGGCACGACGACAGGTGACGAGGGCGGAGTGCCGGCCGGCACCCCGATTGTCGCTGCTCGTGCTGATGACGAGCAGCAGGCATGGGTGCCGCTCAGAGACGTCGCGGCAGTGCTCAGCGTGCGAGACGCGGGGCTCGCCGCCGCTGCCGTCGCGGTGATGGGCTGGCATGAGACCTCACGCTTCTGTCCGCGCTGCGGCACCGAGACACGGGTTGGGCACGCCGGGTGGATGCGGTGGTGCGAACCGTGCCAGGCCGAGCACTTTCCGCGCACGGACCCAGCCGTGATCGTTCGTGTGACGGATGCTGACAACCGCATTCTGCTGGGCTCGAACGCGGCGTGGGAGACCGGTCGCTACTCGCTCTTCGCCGGATTCGTCGAGGCGGGGGAGTCGCTCGAGGCCGCCGTCGTGCGCGAGGTGTACGAGGAGGCCGGCGTGCGGGTTGCCGACCCGCGCTACCTCGGCTCGCAGCCGTGGCCGTTTCCGCGCTCGCTCATGCTGGGCTTCGCGGCGCAGCTGGACGCCGAGCAGGCGGCGAGCGACACGACGCCTGACGGCGATGAGATTCTCGAGGTGCGCTGGTTCACGCGCGATGAACTGAGGGACCCGTCGAGTGGCGTTCTGCTTCCCGGCCGGTCATCGATCGCGCATGCCATCATTGAGCAGTGGCTGGTGGGTGAGTGA
- a CDS encoding phosphotransferase, whose translation MARSPLTLAAVATSALPGATFIGSGELGHRESGAYDSALLLADDDKQYVVRIPNTQQAETDQSRELLVLQAMSEGIRSRLPFDVHRVLGQAPAGETRAVVYDYLPGYQVDAESIPSGDGVASSMGGAIAAIHALPGSFVSDAGLPVQSAADSRDEARNVIERAAATKLLPAAVRKRWADAAADDALWRFQPTVIGGSIAADSFLVTDHEPGPIVTGMIGWGSLRVADPARDLHWLSAAGEAAESVFAAYVAASTRTPDAMIRQRSMLYAELELARWLLHGRDLHDQAIIDDAVSMLDGLVDSVLGNLMSPISSSPGPVMTVADVQEMLKNTPQTASGSGSSAISMDTDSFDPDEFERELAKASSGRQDAAGTPSPDEQETGPIDVSQLRESDDSHRDRSSSSDET comes from the coding sequence ATGGCCAGGTCTCCTCTCACTCTAGCGGCGGTCGCGACGTCGGCTCTTCCCGGTGCGACCTTCATCGGCAGCGGTGAACTCGGGCACCGAGAGTCGGGCGCATACGATTCGGCACTTCTGCTCGCAGATGACGACAAGCAGTACGTGGTCCGCATTCCGAACACTCAGCAGGCTGAGACCGACCAATCGCGCGAGCTTCTCGTTCTCCAGGCGATGAGCGAGGGAATCCGCAGTCGGCTCCCGTTCGACGTTCACCGTGTTCTGGGTCAAGCTCCTGCTGGTGAGACGCGCGCCGTCGTGTACGACTACCTGCCCGGGTACCAGGTCGACGCGGAGTCGATTCCCTCGGGCGACGGAGTGGCGAGCTCCATGGGCGGTGCGATCGCCGCGATCCACGCCCTTCCCGGCTCCTTCGTCTCCGACGCGGGACTCCCCGTGCAGAGTGCGGCAGACAGCAGGGACGAGGCTCGCAACGTCATCGAGCGTGCAGCGGCGACCAAGCTGCTTCCCGCTGCCGTGCGCAAGCGCTGGGCCGACGCTGCTGCCGACGACGCACTGTGGCGCTTTCAGCCGACCGTCATCGGCGGCTCGATTGCCGCCGATTCATTTCTCGTCACCGACCACGAGCCCGGCCCGATCGTCACCGGCATGATCGGCTGGGGATCGCTGCGCGTCGCCGACCCCGCGCGCGATCTGCACTGGCTCTCGGCTGCGGGAGAGGCAGCCGAGAGCGTCTTCGCCGCGTACGTTGCGGCGAGCACGCGCACGCCGGACGCCATGATTCGCCAGCGCTCGATGCTCTACGCCGAACTGGAGCTGGCCCGGTGGCTGCTGCACGGTCGTGATCTCCACGACCAGGCGATCATCGATGACGCGGTCAGCATGCTCGACGGCCTCGTCGACAGCGTTCTCGGCAACCTCATGTCTCCGATCTCGTCGTCACCCGGGCCGGTCATGACGGTCGCCGACGTGCAGGAGATGCTGAAGAACACGCCGCAGACAGCATCCGGCTCTGGCTCTTCGGCGATCTCGATGGACACCGACAGCTTCGACCCCGATGAGTTCGAGCGCGAGCTCGCCAAGGCGTCAAGTGGGCGTCAGGATGCTGCCGGCACGCCGTCGCCCGATGAGCAGGAGACAGGTCCGATCGACGTGTCTCAGCTGCGCGAGAGCGACGACAGCCACCGCGACCGCAGCTCCTCTTCTGACGAGACGTGA
- a CDS encoding ATP-dependent DNA helicase, whose amino-acid sequence MSAREIAERLGLPRPTDEQVAVIEAPLEPALVVAGAGSGKTETMANRIVWLLANDHITVSQVLGLTFTRKAAGELATRVRERIAQLREIDGRADDVLEAPTISTYNAFAAALFREHGRLIGREPDVTVISAASAWTLARDIIVSSDDARLAELDKSVDAITSAVVRVAHALSDNDALTEIDGIGMMCDEFSGLATLPINDDVSRKRTPDKGLTDACRDVAALPVLLEHARRFHDEKRARGFIEFSDQVALALQITRTIEHVPEEYRERFRVVILDEYQDTSVVQTELLSRLFAGHGVMAVGDPNQSIYGWRGASASNLARFSVDFGGRRSYSLSTSWRNARTILDAANVLVSELPSLPDAPVTRLSPSPVATPGSVEIRFPETIDDEADEVAAWFAERLSHPGQSAALLCRSLKTVRPFTLALERHDVPYHVLGLAGLLEQPVVVDLVCTLRVLDDPTAGSELIRLLTGARWRVGTKDIAGLREAARWLAERDLHQQRVPDETRQLMRESVADDDGASLVDALDFLVTAPDDHRALSGITEVGRERMRSCGAVIARLRRRSGLALNDLVNLVVQELRLDIEVAANATNALGRSSLEAFSDQIAAYLAVDERGALGPFLAWLAEAEKLENLSPRTEDPEPGTVQILTIHGAKGLEWDSVAVPRLVDGELPSKLRSKRGWTAFGELPYAFRGDRFDLPELAWRGAQNQQDFVRASASFGEALERRDAEEQRRLAYVAVTRARTALLASGSFWASQKRPRGPGVFLADIHRAVPTAIAALPVATELDENPLAIEVEPLPWPRDPLGARRAAVLDAAQAVRQADPAAETPWDDEIALLLAERERKLTAGSSVALPQRVPASRFKDYVTDPDAVAAALRRPMPERPYRQTRLGTLFHSWVEERSGLYGGSETLDSELFEADIDVDETGTLAPVERAELEALESLKRTFERSEWGDKQPIDVEREINFVLAGQVIICKLDAVYRTETGYQIVDWKTGKPPRTREELEDRQLQLALYRAAYAQAEGIDPSTIDAALYYVADDLIVRPDHVSSEEELRSRWLSSLSRS is encoded by the coding sequence ATGAGCGCCCGTGAGATCGCCGAGCGTCTCGGACTTCCTCGCCCGACAGACGAGCAGGTTGCCGTCATCGAGGCGCCGCTCGAGCCCGCGCTCGTCGTTGCCGGCGCGGGAAGCGGCAAGACCGAGACGATGGCGAACCGCATCGTGTGGCTTCTCGCCAACGATCACATCACCGTCTCTCAGGTGCTCGGCCTCACGTTCACGCGCAAAGCCGCTGGCGAACTCGCCACTCGCGTGCGTGAGCGCATTGCGCAGCTCAGGGAAATCGACGGGCGCGCAGATGACGTTCTTGAGGCACCGACGATCTCGACGTACAACGCCTTCGCGGCGGCGCTGTTCCGCGAGCATGGTCGCCTGATCGGACGGGAACCGGACGTCACCGTCATCAGCGCAGCATCCGCCTGGACGCTCGCTCGCGACATCATCGTGTCAAGCGACGATGCTCGTCTCGCCGAACTCGACAAGAGCGTCGACGCGATCACGAGCGCTGTCGTGCGCGTCGCCCACGCGCTGAGCGACAACGATGCTCTCACCGAGATCGACGGAATCGGCATGATGTGCGACGAGTTCTCGGGGCTCGCGACACTGCCCATCAACGATGACGTGAGCAGAAAGCGCACCCCAGACAAGGGGCTCACAGACGCGTGCCGCGACGTCGCCGCACTCCCAGTGCTGCTCGAGCATGCGCGCCGCTTTCACGACGAGAAGCGGGCCCGCGGGTTCATCGAGTTCAGCGATCAGGTGGCGCTCGCGCTGCAGATCACACGCACGATCGAGCATGTTCCCGAGGAGTACCGTGAGCGGTTTCGCGTGGTGATTCTCGACGAGTATCAAGACACGTCCGTCGTTCAGACGGAGCTGCTGTCTCGGCTGTTCGCGGGCCACGGCGTCATGGCGGTCGGTGATCCGAATCAATCGATCTACGGCTGGCGCGGAGCGAGTGCGTCGAACCTCGCACGCTTCAGCGTGGACTTCGGTGGCAGGCGCAGCTACTCGCTCTCGACGAGCTGGAGAAACGCGCGCACGATTCTCGACGCCGCCAATGTTCTCGTGTCGGAGCTGCCGTCGCTCCCCGATGCGCCCGTGACGAGGCTCTCGCCGTCGCCGGTGGCAACGCCAGGGTCCGTGGAGATCCGGTTTCCCGAGACGATCGACGACGAAGCAGATGAGGTCGCAGCGTGGTTCGCCGAACGACTGAGTCACCCCGGACAGTCGGCAGCCCTGCTCTGCCGCTCGCTCAAGACGGTTCGTCCATTCACGCTCGCGCTCGAGCGGCACGACGTTCCGTACCACGTTCTCGGGCTCGCGGGCCTGCTCGAGCAGCCTGTCGTCGTCGATCTCGTGTGCACACTCCGCGTGCTTGACGACCCGACGGCAGGCTCCGAGCTCATTCGCCTGCTCACGGGTGCTCGGTGGCGCGTCGGAACCAAGGACATCGCGGGGCTGAGAGAGGCGGCGCGGTGGCTGGCCGAGCGCGACCTGCACCAGCAGCGCGTGCCCGACGAGACGCGGCAGCTGATGCGCGAATCCGTTGCCGACGACGACGGCGCATCGCTCGTCGATGCACTTGATTTTCTCGTGACCGCTCCCGACGACCATCGGGCGCTCAGCGGCATCACCGAGGTCGGGCGCGAGCGCATGCGATCGTGTGGCGCTGTCATCGCGCGCCTCAGGCGTCGGTCGGGCCTCGCGCTCAATGATCTTGTGAATCTCGTGGTGCAAGAGCTGAGGCTCGACATCGAGGTGGCGGCGAATGCGACGAATGCGCTTGGCCGGTCGAGCCTCGAAGCATTCTCGGACCAGATCGCGGCCTATCTCGCTGTCGACGAGCGCGGGGCACTCGGGCCGTTCCTCGCGTGGCTCGCCGAAGCCGAGAAGCTCGAGAATCTGAGTCCCCGAACCGAGGATCCGGAACCGGGAACGGTGCAGATTCTCACGATCCACGGCGCCAAGGGCCTGGAGTGGGACAGCGTCGCGGTGCCACGACTCGTTGACGGCGAGCTTCCCTCAAAGCTGCGCAGCAAGCGCGGATGGACGGCGTTCGGCGAGCTTCCGTACGCCTTCAGAGGTGACCGCTTCGACCTGCCAGAGCTCGCGTGGCGCGGTGCGCAAAACCAGCAGGACTTCGTACGCGCGAGCGCGAGCTTCGGCGAGGCGCTTGAGCGGCGCGACGCCGAGGAGCAGCGGCGACTTGCCTATGTCGCTGTTACGCGCGCTCGTACGGCGTTGCTGGCGAGCGGCTCGTTCTGGGCGTCGCAGAAGCGGCCGCGCGGGCCCGGCGTGTTCCTCGCAGATATTCACCGTGCTGTTCCCACGGCGATCGCTGCGCTTCCCGTTGCCACAGAGCTCGATGAGAATCCGCTCGCGATCGAGGTGGAGCCCCTGCCGTGGCCGCGAGATCCGCTCGGCGCTCGCCGAGCCGCCGTGCTCGACGCCGCGCAGGCCGTACGTCAGGCCGACCCGGCAGCTGAGACACCGTGGGACGACGAGATCGCGCTGCTGCTCGCCGAGCGCGAGCGCAAGCTGACCGCGGGGTCGAGCGTTGCTCTGCCGCAACGCGTACCGGCATCGCGGTTCAAGGACTACGTGACAGACCCGGATGCTGTCGCCGCCGCCCTTCGGCGGCCGATGCCCGAGAGGCCGTACCGTCAGACGAGACTCGGCACACTGTTCCACTCATGGGTCGAAGAGCGCTCCGGCCTCTACGGTGGGTCAGAAACGCTCGACAGCGAGCTTTTCGAAGCGGACATCGATGTCGACGAGACGGGAACGCTCGCGCCGGTCGAACGCGCGGAGCTCGAGGCGCTCGAGTCGCTGAAGAGAACGTTCGAGCGCTCCGAATGGGGAGACAAGCAGCCGATCGATGTTGAGCGCGAAATCAACTTCGTGCTCGCGGGCCAGGTCATCATCTGCAAACTCGACGCCGTGTACCGCACAGAGACGGGGTATCAGATTGTCGACTGGAAGACGGGCAAGCCGCCCCGCACGCGCGAGGAGCTCGAGGACAGACAACTTCAACTCGCGCTCTACCGTGCCGCCTACGCGCAGGCAGAGGGGATCGACCCGAGCACGATCGACGCGGCCCTGTACTACGTCGCCGACGATCTGATCGTGCGCCCTGATCACGTCTCGTCAGAAGAGGAGCTGCGGTCGCGGTGGCTGTCGTCGCTCTCGCGCAGCTGA